In Parasteatoda tepidariorum isolate YZ-2023 chromosome 8, CAS_Ptep_4.0, whole genome shotgun sequence, the DNA window CATTATGAGACTTCacaaagttaaaacttttagtGATGGTGgttggttttaaatatttgctatgCCTGTACAAGCACCACAGTGGACGGATTTCTTATCCTGTCCAATTTGTTACAATGAGTTTGAATGCAGTGTTCGTCGCCCAATTAGCTTGGGCTGTGGCCATACTATGTGCAAAAGTTGCTTATCAAAACTCCAAAGGAAACAGTGTCCATTTGATCAGACAGTTATATCTGCTGATATTAACCAATTACCAGAGAATTATGCTCTTTTACAACTTGTTGGTGGTAGAATACCTGAAAAACCACCTCTTGTTGGATCATTGGTGGCTATTGAAGACTATAAATATTACTTGGAGgcaaaaaattgcatagaaGATTTAGCTCTCTATCTAAAATCATCGCCTCCAAGTATTGTAAATGGGGTACCCCAAAGTGGTCCTTTAAGCAGACCGATGCAAAGAAAGTTAGTTACCCTTATTAATTGCCAACTTGTGGAAGAAGAAGGTCGTACAAGGGCAATGCGAGCTACGAGATCAATCGGAGAGCGTTCAGTAACTGAATTAATTCTTCAACATCAAAACCCTCAGCAATTATCTGCCAATTTATGGGCAGCTGTTAGGGCAAGGGGCTGTCAATTTCTAGGTCCCGCTATGCAAGAAGAAGTACTGAAGTTAGTTTTATTAGCTTTAGAAGACGGATCCTCACTTTCTAGGAAAGTTTTAGTTATGTTTGTTGTACAAAGACTTGCACCTCATTTTCCACAAGCTTCAAAAACAAGTATTGGGCATGTTGTGCAGTTATTATACCGTGCCTCTTGTTTTAAAGTGTCAAAACGGGAAGGAGATTCATCGTTGATGCAACTGAAGGAAGAGTTTCGCACTTATGAAGCTCTTAGGAGAGAGCATGATGCTCAAATAGTTCAAATAGCTACTGAAGCTGGTTTACGCATTGCACCTGAGCAGTGGTCTTCACTTTTATATGGTGAGACTGCTCGCAAATCCCATATGCAGTCTATTATAGATAAATTGCAAACACCCCAATCTTTTTCTCAAAGTGTTCAGGAATTGATTATTGCTTTGCAAAGAACTGGAGACCCTGGAAATCTGTCGGTTTTAAGGCCTTATTTGGAATTATTGGCTAATATTGACCCTAGTCCAGATGCTCCACCACCAAAATGGGAGGAGTTAAAGATGGCTCAAGAAGCTGCTAAAATGGTCGTTAAAGGTCTCGttgattttgtacaaaattttggTAATCGCAAGTTGCAGGAGGATAGATTGAACCTAAATGCCAAATACAAAACTAGCATATGCCGTTATTTAACTCAACGCAACAATTGCCCCCGTGGCCTTAATTGTACTTTTGCTCATTCACAagaagaattagaaaaatatcgagccaaaagtaaaagaaattctgGTGGAAGAAGTTCTGTTCCAAGTATCAGAAGCCCTAATCCTGACAGCCCACATTTGCAAGAGGCATCTACTTGCAATCCGTCATCATCACTTTCTGATGCTGCTTCAGAGTGTGGTATCTCTAACTACGTGTTTGATTCTTCCTTTAATTTAGACAACTGCACAATAGAAGATTCTGCAGATTCTAGTTCAAGTATTCAGTTTTGTAACTCCGACATGAATGACAGCATAATATCTAACTCTAATATGCTACAAtctaatcatattttaaatccaGACTCTCCTGCCTTTCAACCATTATCTTCAAAGTCACCTCAAGTTATTTCTTTACAATCACCATATCCTGCATTACCTAGAAATAACATGTTGCCACCGGAGAACGTCTCTCCCTTGTCGTCACCAGCACTCAGTGTCGTTTCAAATTCCGTCTCTGGATTACCAGGTACCAAATTCAAATTAAGCAATAAATGTTTGCCTCCTGTTATTAACAGTTCTAGCCTTCCTTCACAAAATACAGCATTTGCTTTATCATATCCGATCGGACACCCTATGAATTCTCAAAGTAAGGATTTTAGACACTCTTTCCCTTATAAGCCTTTTATAAAGAGTCAACGGCTAGATGAACAGTCGTTAGCCGCACTTCAGGAAAGGAAAGAACAACTCTTAGCTCAGCTTGATAAGGCGAATATTGGAAAAGAATTGTCAGTTAAACCTCAAGAAAATGGAATTATTCCTTCACCAACTATTGAAGGATCATATTGTTTTGTGAAAACCATGGATGATGGCAATGTTGTGTCCTTTTATTCTCCTTGGACGTCtacaagcattttttcttgtggATCAAATACTGTATGTAATAATAGTGACTATACTATAGTGGCTTCATCACAAAGCCAGTTTGAAGGTTCCACTGTAAAAGAAAGAACCAATGGGTTGTCTGAGCTGAACTTTACCAACTGTACGTTATTCTGGCCTTCAGAAAAGGACGAGTTTATTCCATTTGACCCCCCTTTAGTGTCAAAATACGGGCCTATTTCTAAATGTTCCAAAAGCTTAATTCGGGGTCCGGCTCCGATACAAGTTAATGCTGTATCGCATATGGGAGAACTTACCAGTCCTACCTCAGTAGTTCGTCATCCTTTGCCATCTGCTTCTTTAGCTCCTACTCTCAATACTGCTTCATCTGTTACTTATGGTGCACCCATAGCTTTAATATCAGACCAATATATGCAAACTGCCGCTATTAATTGTATAGACGGTACAGTATGTCCtctaaatgaaaatgatttaatcTGCATTAAAACAGCAGATGGAGCAGCGAAGTATTTTAGAATCGATGAAGAATCCACTGATAAAAACTTGGGAAGTTTGCCTGTTGAGGAAGTTTTGCAATATCAAGAACATACTGATAGCTTGAAGGAAGAATTGTGGGAGATTGAAAAAACcatagaagaaaaagaaagatcaTTAAACGAAGGAGCACATTATTTAGAACATCCTTATAGTAAAAGATACGATCTAAAGACAGGAGGAACTGTACCTACTTCCATAGGACCCTGGCCCTCTCAAACTTTGGAAAATATTCCTGttaagaattcagaaaatcttCCATTAGACTTAAGAACAACATTCAAAGACTAAAAACTGTTTTcagttattacaaaaaaaaaaaaattttttttccttcaaatttttatgtttttgtttttatgtaagaaatgaGTGATTCTGGTaaggattaaaatttatgaGTCTTTTGTGAGGCTTTCTTTTATCAATGTGAAGTTTCCAAAAggaa includes these proteins:
- the LOC107443617 gene encoding roquin-1; amino-acid sequence: MPVQAPQWTDFLSCPICYNEFECSVRRPISLGCGHTMCKSCLSKLQRKQCPFDQTVISADINQLPENYALLQLVGGRIPEKPPLVGSLVAIEDYKYYLEAKNCIEDLALYLKSSPPSIVNGVPQSGPLSRPMQRKLVTLINCQLVEEEGRTRAMRATRSIGERSVTELILQHQNPQQLSANLWAAVRARGCQFLGPAMQEEVLKLVLLALEDGSSLSRKVLVMFVVQRLAPHFPQASKTSIGHVVQLLYRASCFKVSKREGDSSLMQLKEEFRTYEALRREHDAQIVQIATEAGLRIAPEQWSSLLYGETARKSHMQSIIDKLQTPQSFSQSVQELIIALQRTGDPGNLSVLRPYLELLANIDPSPDAPPPKWEELKMAQEAAKMVVKGLVDFVQNFGNRKLQEDRLNLNAKYKTSICRYLTQRNNCPRGLNCTFAHSQEELEKYRAKSKRNSGGRSSVPSIRSPNPDSPHLQEASTCNPSSSLSDAASECGISNYVFDSSFNLDNCTIEDSADSSSSIQFCNSDMNDSIISNSNMLQSNHILNPDSPAFQPLSSKSPQVISLQSPYPALPRNNMLPPENVSPLSSPALSVVSNSVSGLPGTKFKLSNKCLPPVINSSSLPSQNTAFALSYPIGHPMNSQSKDFRHSFPYKPFIKSQRLDEQSLAALQERKEQLLAQLDKANIGKELSVKPQENGIIPSPTIEGSYCFVKTMDDGNVVSFYSPWTSTSIFSCGSNTVCNNSDYTIVASSQSQFEGSTVKERTNGLSELNFTNCTLFWPSEKDEFIPFDPPLVSKYGPISKCSKSLIRGPAPIQVNAVSHMGELTSPTSVVRHPLPSASLAPTLNTASSVTYGAPIALISDQYMQTAAINCIDGTVCPLNENDLICIKTADGAAKYFRIDEESTDKNLGSLPVEEVLQYQEHTDSLKEELWEIEKTIEEKERSLNEGAHYLEHPYSKRYDLKTGGTVPTSIGPWPSQTLENIPVKNSENLPLDLRTTFKD